CGACAAAGCGGCGGCGTTCAACGCAAAAAACAAATCGGGTATTTACACGTCGATGGGATTTGCGCCGCGCTGGAATCCCGATTTTCTCTATCTCGCCGCCAAAATAAAACAATGCGGTTTCCGGGAAAAAAACGAATTGTTTTCATGGAACGAATTGAAACTGGCGGAAACCATGAATTATCTGAAAAACTGGACGACCGCAGCGAACGGGTCGACGGCGGAAGAACGGGACTTCGAGTTTAAATATCTGTATACTCCCGAATACAAACAGGTTACCGCGGGAAGCTGCCTGTTCGCCTACGTAACCAGCGACGAACTGTTCACCATTCCGGCGGAACGGCTGCAGGAAATAGATTTCCGCTGGATACATGAAAATTATCGGATTCCGGTTGAAGATTCGCTTATTTACTTGGGATTGTATAAAAAAGCGCGCAACCCCGACGGAGCGGAAGCGTTCATTTCGTGGCTGCTGAAAGAGCCGACGCAGAAACTGCTGCTCGACCGGACGGCGGAGATGAATCTGAACACGACGACGTTCGGCATAGCCGGCGGTTTTTCTTCAATAAAAAGCGTCAACGAACGGGTGTTTCCGCTGTATTACCGAACGCTGCTCGACAACATGCCGGCCGCCGAATATCTGACGCCGCCGAATCCGCTGCCGCCGCGCTGGAAAAGTCTCAAGGAGCGGGTCGTCGTGCCGTGGCTGGAAGACGCTTCCGACACCAAAAACGAAACGCCGCCCAAATCGATGGACGCGCTGATTTCCGAATGGTCTAAGCAGTATTACTAAAACTGCTAAACCCGTAGCGTTTGGAGCCGATACTTTAAATGAGGGTATCGGTTATGATTTCCAATATCGGCGCGTTCAACGCTTATTCGTACAATGCAATTCTCGGCAACACAGGAAGCAGCAAGCTGCAAATTCCGGTACAGCCGGGTCTCGTCGTATATTCCCAACTGGAACATATTTCGGGCGTCGCGGCAAAACAGAATCAGAGCGGCGTCAACATCACTAAAATACAGATACTGAACACGCTTATCGACCAGCTCGTTTCCCTGAAAAAAAAGCCCGATCAGGGAGCGAAGCCGGACACGCTTACCGGCGATCAAGTAGATACGCTCATCAAAAACTATCAGAATCAAATTCAGACGGCAATAAAAACGGCCGAAGCCAATCCGTTCGCACCGGCGGGTGTCTCCGTGCAGCCGGGCGCGCTGTTCAGCCTTTCGGTGTAAACGTCTCCGCTGCCGCCGTGCGGGCGCGATTCAAAGGCACACGGCGCCGCCGACCGGCAGTTTTCATGCACAATTGCGTCAATCAATAAATTTTTCTCTTATTACTCCTTTTCAGATGTTCCGCTGTTGAATAAAACCGTAAAAAAAGGTATATTTTTCATATATACAGTCAGGAAGTTCTCCGGACAATACCGGTAAACGATAAGGAGTTATTATGACAATTAATGACATCAAACACCCCAAAATCAAAGCGTGGGTGGAAGAAGTCGCAAAAATGTGCGAACCCGACAACGTATACGTATGCGACGGATCAAAAGCTGAATACGACAAACTGATGCAGGAGATGATCAAGTCCGGCCTTGCCACTCCTTTGAAAAAACGCCCCAACAGCGTTCTGTTCCGCTCACAGCCGTCAGACGTTGCCCGTGTTGAAGGACGTACTTATATTGCAAGCACGAAAGAAGAAAACGCCGGTCCCACGAATCACTGGATCGATCCGAACGAACTGAAAGCGACGATGAAAGGATTGTACAAGGGCTGCATGCACGGCCGCACGATGTACGTCATTCCGTTCTCGATGGGTCCCGTCGGTTCCAAAATCGCCAAAAACGGTATCGAAATCACCGACTCCGCGTACGTTGTCTGCAATATGGACATCATGACCCGCGTGGGAACGGCCGTTCTCGACGTATTGGGTACGAACGGTGAATTCGTTCCCTGCCTGCACTCGGTCGGAAAACCCCTCGCGAAGGGTGAAAGCGACAACGGCGACTGGCCGTGCGCCGATATGGAACACAAATACATTTCCCACTTCCCCGAAGAACGCACCATTTGGTCGTACGGTTCGGGTTACGGCGGAAACGCCCTGCTGGGAAAAAAATGTTTTGCGCTCCGCATCGCGTCCGTACTGGCGCGCGACGAAGGCTGGCTTGCCGAACACATGCTCATCCTGAAGCTGACAAGCCCCAGCGGTGAAGTCAAATACGTTACCGGCGCATTCCCCTCTGCGTGCGGTAAAACGAACCTCGCCATGCTTATTCCGACCATCCCCGGCTGGAAAGTCGAAACGATCGGCGACGATATCGCCTGGATGAAATTCGGTGACGACGGCCGTCTGTACGCCATCAACCCCGAAAACGGATTCTTCGGCGTCGCGCCGGGAACGAGCAACGATTCCAACAAAAACGCCATGGAATCGATCAAAGAAAACACCATCTTCACAAACTGCGGTTTGACCGAAGACGGAGATATCTGGTGGGAAGGAATCGGTTACCCGGCTAAGGGCGAACTGGTCGACTGGCACGGAAACAAAAAACCGGCGCCCGCAAAAGACAAGAGCCCCAAAGGTGAAGAAATCGCTCACCCGAACGCCCGCTTTACCGCTCCGGCGCATCAGTGCCCCTGCATCGCTTCCGAATGGGAAGATCCCAAAGGTGTGCCGATCAGCGCGTTCCTGTTCGGCGGACGCCGCCCGTCTACGATTCCTCTGGTGCACCAGAGCCGCGACTGGAACCACGGTGTGTTCCTCGGTTCGATCGTCGGTTCCGAAGTAACGGCAGCCGTCATCTCCGATCAGGTCGGTCAGGTTCGCCGCGACCCGTTCGCGATGCTCCCGTTCTGCGGATACAACATGGGCGACTACTTCCAGCACTGGATCAATCTGGGCAAGAAAACGACGGCGGACAAACTGCCCAAAATTTTCTACGTCAACTGGTTCCGCAAGGACGCCGACGGCAACTTCATGTGGCCCGGATACGGCGACAACAGCCGCGTTTTGGCGTGGATTTTCGACCGCTGCGACAACAAGGACAACTTCGTTGAAACCGCTATCGGCTATATGCCGAAAGACGGCGCGATCAACACGACCGGCCTTGACGTTTCCGCCGACGCGATGAAAGCCATCACCTCCGTGGACAAGGAAGGCTGGCTGAAAGAAATCAAGGACATCCGCGAAAACCACTACCCCAAATTCGGAAAACACCTGCCTAAAGAACTGTCTGCCGAATTGGACAAATTGGAAGCGAATCTGAAAAAAATGTAAACGTGCCGAGCCGTAATTTGCGGTAAGGATACGGAACTCCGTAACTCCCGATATCGGGCGCTGCGGAGTTCTTTTCTTTTTAAATAAAATTTGAAAAAAATCCGTAACGGTAGTAATATATGGAAATGAAACCAAGGAGGTTTTTATAGTATGGATGAACTTGCAAACGGTGAAAACAGGGAAATATGTCACTGCAAAAAAGTTTCGTACGTCGATATAGAACGCGTACTGCACAACAGCAAAAAATTCAGCGACGTTGAACGGGCGTTCGCGGAAGTGCAAAAGCAGACCCATTGTTCGACGGGCTGCGGAAAATGTCAGAAAGAAATTGAAAAAACGATATCGGAAATCATGTCCGCATAAAGGCGGAATACTGTTGAGCGCGGCACTCGCCGCGTTCGCTGCCGCCGCGTTCGCGGCCGCAGCATTAGCGCAAACGGCAAGCGCCCAAACGACAGACGCAGTACTAACGGCAGACGCCGATCGGGCTTCGTACGGCGTGTTCATCGGCTTGGAACCGGAAAACGCCGGCGCGGCGGCCGGATATGAAACGATCGTCGTCGACGCAGCGCTTTTTTCTGCGGAACAGATTGCGGATTTACACCGTTCGGCCCGAACGGTGTATTCGTATTTGAACATCGGTTCGATCGAAAAATTTCGCAGCTATTACGCCGATTTCAAAAAAATTACACTCGGCCCGTACCGTAACTGGCCGGAAGAACGGTGGATAGACGTTTCTAATCCGGCGTGGCAGAATTTCGTAACCGAAACGCTTGCGCAAAATCTTGTCGAAAAAGGCATAGACGGCTTTTTTCTTGACAACGCGGACGTATGGCACGAATATCGGGAACCGCGAATTTACGCCGGACTGCTGCAGATACTCGCTGAACTGAAAAGATTCGGGCTGCCCGTGATACTGAACGGCGCCGACACGTTCGTGAGGCACGCGCTCGATACGGGAGAACTGGCGGGACTTGTCGACGGAGTGAATCAGGAAACGGTGTTTACGACGATCAACTTCAAAAAGGGAACGTTCGGTACTGCAAAAACCGACGCTATCGATTATTATACGGACTATTTGCTGCGCTGTAAACGCGCGGGACTTGCCGTCTATCTGACCGAATACGGAACGGACGCCCGAACGGCGGAGCGCATAGCCGAGTTCTGCATACGCAACGGGTTCGCGTATTACGTGTCGCCGTCCGTACAGCTGAACGGTGCGCCGCCGCAGGCCGAATAAAAAAACCTCCGCTACCGAACGGTACGGAGGTTTTCTCATACGGAAACCCGCCTGACGGCGGGATCGTACGCGGATTTAGTCCTGCTTGATATTAAAGCGCTTGTTAAAGCGTTCGATACGACCGGCAGTGTCGACCAATTTCTGCTTACCGGTAAAAAACGGGTGGCAAGCGGAACAAATTTCAACGTTAATATTTTTTACCGTTGACCGCGTTTCAATCACATTGCCGCAGGCACAGGTGATTTTCGTCATTTCGTACGTAGGATGAATACCTTCTTTCATCATTTCCTCCAACTATTCGATTCGTCTTGCCCGAAAACAGGGACGCACCCGCATAAAAGCGGAAGCGATCTTCTGCATCCACAAAACGTCAAGTTCCATATCCGTTCTTGAGCAACCGTTACGCTCCGCCGAGCGTATTCATTGATTTCAGGAACGCTTCATTATTCTTTGTTTTCTTCATTCTGTCAAGCAGCAATTCTATAATTTCCGCATCGTCCATCGGATTTATGACTTTGCGCAGCACCCACACTTTCTGCAATTCTTCTTCGGTAAGCAGCAGTTCTTCTTTGCGCGTACCGGATTTCTTGATATTGATTGCCGGGAACAGCCGGCGGTCGGCGAGCTTGCGGTCGAGATTGATTTCCATATTGCCGGTTCCCTTGAATTCTTCAAAGATAACCTCGTCCATACGGCTGCCGGTTTCGATCAGCGCGGTCGAAATGATCGTCAGACTGCCGCCTTCCTCAACGTTGCGCGCCGCACCGAAAAACCGTTTGGGCTTATGCAGCGCGTTGGAGTCGACACCGCCGGACAATACTTTGCCGGACGTTGGAACGGTCTGATTGTACGCACGCGCAAGACGCGTGATGGAATCGAGAAAGATCACGACGTCGCGTTTATGTTCCACGAGGCGCTTCGCCTTTTCAAGCACCATTTCGGCAACCTGCACGTGCCGGGTCGCCTGCTCGTCGAACGTGGAAGAAATGACTTCCGCGTGTATCGAGCGTTCCATTTCGGTAACTTCTTCGGGGCGTTCATCGATCAGCAAAACGATCAGATACACTTCGGGATGATTCGCCGTGATCGCGTTCGCAATCTTCTGCATCAAAATGGTTTTACCGGCTTTCGGCGGCGCCACGATCAGCGCGCGCTGCCCTTTGCCGATCGGGCAGAACAGATCCATTATGCGGGTGGAAACTTCACCCGTCGTCGTTTCCAAATGCAGTTTTTCATTCGGATACAACGGCGTCAGGTTTTCAAACGGTATGCGGGTCTGCGCCACGCGGGTATCGTCGAAGTTGACCGTTTCAATGCGGAGCAGCGCGAAAAAGCGTTCGCCTTCTTTGGGAGAACGAATCTGACCGTAAATGGTGTCGCCGGTTTTCAGATTGAACAGGCGGATTTGACTGGGTGAAATGTAGATGTCGTCCGGTCCCGGAAGGTAGCTGTTCTGCGGCGAACGCAGAAAACCGTAACCGTCGGGGAGGATTTCGAGCGCGCCGCTTGCAAAAATGATTCCGCCGTGTTCCGTATGGGCTTTCAGGATGACGAAAATCAATTCCTGTTTTTTCATCGGTGCAAGGTCGTCGTGCGGAATGCCGTACTGACCGGCCAATTCACGCAGTCCGTGCATACCCATACTCGTCAGTTCGTTTATGGAAAGACGGGGCTTTGAATCGTTTGCGGCGGCATCTTCCGCAGTGTTTTGCAAGGCGGCGGCGTCACCCTGATTTTCATACGCGGGACCGGCGTTCCGGTCGGCGTACGCCGTGTTCCGACCGCCGCTGCGCGGCCGGCCGCGGGGATTATATTCCTGATCCTGATTATTCCGGTTTGCGCCGCTGCGGTTTACCGGAACACGGCGGGCGGTTCTGCGAACCACCACGCGTTCTTTTGGGGCTGATTGCTGCTCCGAAACGTTTTCCGTTTCAGGACGAACCGTTCGAGCCGGCTCGGCGGTGCAACTATCCTGATTTGTTAAAGTATTACTTTCTGATTCGGCGGGATTTTCTGCGAAAGAAGGTGTTTCAGCGTTTGCAACGCCCAATTCGAGCTGCGCCTGAACAGGTTGCCCTTCTTGCGGCTGATTTTCTGACGTATCGACAAACCGCCGTCTTTGAATCGGTGCCATTAAAATATCTCCATGTTTATGGTTTATTAAAATGAAATAGGCATAGAATTTATTAAAACGAATTCAAAATGACTTAGTAATTGATTCTACCAGAAACGGCACCTACCTGTCAAGTATTACGCACGATATTTTTTGCCGATATGCAGCAGTTCGCCCTATAGACCAAATCGGAAAAATCTTGTATTCTTGTTACGAATTTTTTCCTTGTCTACGGTTTGTATCAAGAAAAATTCCAAAATATAACATATTGTCAATCGCATTGACAAAAGATAGGAGATACTGATGAAATTGATATCCCTGTTTTTGTTGCTTGTGGTTACATCCTGTAGTTTGGAAGATACCAGGAGCTTGGTGGACCACAAAGAAAAGCAAAACGAGATCACGGAGCCGCAGGTTCCGCAGCCATCAAAACCACCGAAAAATATTTTTCCCGAGAAAATTACACTCGCTACCAATGAAAAATACGAATTCCCCGTAAAGGGACTTTTCATCGATAATAGCGGAAACAAGATTTTCAGCATAAACGACAACATGATTGTCCCCAACGGAGAAACGACCGGCTCCCATACGATATTCTTCTATTATGAAAACAAACCCTACAAAATTGAAGTCGAGATCGTCAAGGCAACGGAACCTGAACCGGCAAAACCCGTCTCCCCGCAGGAAGAAAACACTCCCATCGTAAAACCGGATGTCAATCCGGGCAGTAAACCGGAAATAGCCCCCGTGGACAAAAACTACAAAATCAAAGAGACCAAGTGGCTGAAAGGAATCAGGGAACCTGCTGCCGGTGCCATCAAAACGGTAGACGGATATAAATCGTGGCCGGAGAACCCGCCCGCCACGAATTGGTACAATACCATGAAACTGGCCTACACTCACGGAGCCGATTCATTTATAAATTCCGGATTCAAGAGCGATGCAAGTCTCTGCTACGGAGTGGTTGCCGCAAACATGATTCACTGGTGGATCGACGTCAATCGCGACACTATAAACGGAATGGGTGAAGAGATATCGAAAAAAATATACGAGGAGATAAAATACGAGATACCGGACGGCAACTCCACCTACAGCACTTTGCTGGCTAAAATACGGGACAGTGACAAGCTCAATCACGCGAGCGGAGGCGACGTACGGGAAGTTCTGTACTGGTTTTTTGACACCTATCTGCCGGGCGCGTACGACAACGGCAACAGCTCGTCCACAAGGCTCATCTATTCGGAATTCGTTTCTCCCGCCGATTTTGAGGCGAAACTCAAAGGCTACATAGATGCGGGGCATTCCGTAGCCTTGAGTTACGCCATAAAAAACAGCGGCAGGCATATCATCAATGTATTCGGCTACAGTGTCGACGATAACGGAAAAATCGTCGAGATTTGGATCGGCGATTCAAACCACGGAAACAAAGACGAGCCGTTCAGAGGTTCCAAACTCATACCCTACGGCCTCTATTACCGAGGAGGTAACATTTATTTTACCAACTTGGGAGCCGGCTGGACAACGACGAACAGAATTGAGGAACTGACCATATTGAAATCTCATCCCGACGGCGCCTGAGCCGAGTGATTCGCCGTTTACGGTCTTTGCCGGCACGGAAGCAGCGAACAAGGCGGCGCTTTACAAAAAAAGGCTAGCCCGGCTTGGAGGGAGCGGAGCGTAAAAAAGAACCGGAACGAAAGTTCCGGTTCTTTTTTACCGGCCGTGAGGGTAAGTCCCGGAAAGCCGGGTTGCAAAGGACGCCGCTCCGAAAAACGCTCACTCGCGGCACTCTTGACTGTTCGCCGATAATCGGGCATAGTGTACCAATGCAAATAGAAAAACGACGGATGCCCCGCTTTTCCGATATAGGACGGGTTGAGGCGGCAGATATTTGTATTTTTCCCGGAACACTCATAGACATTTGTATGAAGGGGTGTAAAATCCGGTTTCCCATACACGTAACGCTTGATATGGACACGGAATACGAATTGACCGTAACGGTCAGCAGGAAATCCGTGCCGCAGTCGCTGACGCTTATCGGCCGGCCGGTACGGCTGGAGTACAGCGGAACTTCTTCCGAAATAGGTTTTCAGGTGCTGCGCAGTCCCGATTCACGCCTGTTTGAATCGTATATTCGGGCGCGGACAGCCGAGCAGCAATCCGAAGACTGCGGGTCCGATTTTGAATCCGAATCGGACGAAGAGTCGTACGTTTCCAATTATTATGTCGGCTGAGCGGAGCCCGGCGAGTACCGAGCGGCAGCCGGTGCGGGGTGAACGAAAGCCGATGCCGAACGGGGCCGCCGCGTATTTGGCGTTTCCCGAGGCGGCGCATCTGTTTACCGAAGAACTGCACAACAGGTTCGGTGTGGCCGAATCGGAAATCGCTTCGTTCAGACGGTACGGAGACTTATTCGTCCTGCCGCACGCGCTGGAAAAGACGCCGTATTGGTGCCGAACTGCGCTTACGGAGCCGTTTACGTTCTCGTTCAATTCGATCGGCGAGGCGGCGGCGGAACTGAAACGCATTCAGCGCAACTGGGCGCCGTACGGATTTACGTCGTTCAGGCGGACCGCTTTGATTCAGGAAAAACTTCCGTACGTCAATATGAAGCCGAAAACGTTTCCGGTCAAAATTCCGACGAGTCCGATCGGTGTGTATATGCTGACGGACGATCATACGATGCTCGCTTCCGCCCGAACGACCAGTTTTTTGCCGGCGGGTACGTTGGAATTCAAGGAAGATCACGAAAATCCGCCGAGCAGAGCGTATCTGAAACTGCAGGAAGCGCTTACGCACGTTTACAGCAGATTCGGCGTATTGCCCGGCGAAGGCAGCCGCTGCTTCGACGCGGGGGCGTGTCCCGGCGGCTGGACCTGGGTACTCAGACAGCTCGGCTGTACGGTGTTGGCCGTAGACCGTGCGGAACTGGCGCCGAAGCTCATGGCCGATCCGCTCGTAACGTTTCAAAAACACGATGCGTTTACGCTGCCGCCGCAGGAGATCGGCCCGTTCGATTGGGTGTGTTCCGACGTCATCTGCTATCCGGAACGGCTGCTCGAATGGGTAGGTAAATGGCTGGACAGCGGTATGTGCCGAAACATGATATGTACGATAAAAATGCAGGGTGCGATCGATTGGCGCGTCGTCGAGCGATTCGCCGATATTCCCGACAGTACGGTGCTGCACTTGAATTACAACAAGCACGAGCTGACCTGGATACACGTCGACGGCGCTGATTCACGCACAGAGAACGCTATTTAATAGAAGACAAATCGAACGGCGTTTCCTGATAGACGCAGTAGTTCAGCCAATTTGAATAAAACAGGTGAGCCGTACTGCGCCACGAAGACAGCGGCGGATTCGCCGGATCATCGCCGGGAAAATATCGGTACGGCACGTCGATCGGCAGCCCTTTTTCCTTGTCGCGGAAATATTCGGCGGCAAGCGTATCGGTATCGTATTCCAAATGCCCGGTCATGAATATTTCCCGATTCGTCGGTGAGCGTACCAGCAGCACGCCGGCTTCCCGGGATTCGGCCAAAATAGTCAAATCTTTTTGCGCTTCGATATCGCTGCGCGAAACGGTCGTATGGCGCGACTGCGGAACGGGAAAAATGTCGTCAAAGCCGCGCAGAAGCGGTTCGGCGGCGCTCGTCCGGTAATGATCGTAGACGCCGAACAGTTTTGCATCCAGCAATTGTTTTTGCACGCCGTAATGGTGATACAATCCGGCTTGAGCGCCCCAGCAAATGTACAGCGTACTGAACACGTTCTCTCGCGCAAAATCCATGATCGCGCATAAATCGTCCCAATAATCTACCTGCTCGAACGGCAGCTGTTCCACCGGCGCACCGGTAATGATCATACCGTCGTATTTGGAATGCAGAACGTCTTTCGACGTAATGTAAAATCGCTCCAAATGTTCCGGGCCGGTGTTTTTCGACACGTGGTGTTCCATGTGCACGAGTGAAATTTCCACTTGCAGCGGCGTGTTACCCAGCAGACGCAGCAACTGCGTTTCTGTGGCGATTTTGGTCGGCATCAAATTGACGATCGCTATTTTTAAAGGGCGGATATCCTGACAAACCGCCCGCTGATCCGTCATAACGAAAATATTTTCATTTTCGAGGATGCTGCAAGCCGGCAAATCGGATTGTATTTTAATTGGCATAACGGAAAGAGTATAGCATATTCCGTTCAGATTTGCTATACTTCACTTATGAGATTCTCTGCCTACCGAGCGGAGGATGGGGGCGGCGCAGGAAAACCGGATAAAAAGAAAGCCCTGAAAAAGCTGAAAACACTGGTTTTTACTTCAAAAAACGAACCGGAACCCTTCCGTAAAAAGATAGAAGAAACGTTCAACTCTCCGTTTATCCCGGCTAAAGTCGAATGCCGGGATCTTGCGTTGGGTACGGTTCCGTGCGATATACTGACGCCCGAAGTCTGTTTCGCGAAACGAATCATTTTATATATTCACGGCGGATCGTTTATCGGCGGTTCGCGTTTTTCATGGAGAAGTTTCTGCGCTTCATTCGCTGCGGAAGCGACGTCGCGGCTGGTCGTACCGGAATACCGGCTTGCGCCGCAGCACCCTTATCCGGCCGCGCTTGAAGACGTTCAGACCGTGTTCCGTGAAATATATACGAAAGAACAGAGCGCCGGCAAAGACGAGCCTGAATTTATCATAGCAGCGGACGGAGCCGGAGCGTCCATCGCGCTGGCGCTCGTACAGACGCTGCGCGATAAATACCGGCAGAGTATCAGAAACATCATGCTGTTTTCCCCTTGGCTTGATCTGACGGCGGCATCTTTGACTCCGAGTGAAAAGAAACGTTCCGACGACATCATAAACGCGGACTGCATCAAGCGCAGCGGCAGTCTGTACACGTATGAATCGAATTTGAAAAATCCGCTGGTTTCACCGCTATACATGCCGCAAGACAAAATAGCCGATTTTCCGCCGGTATACGTACAATGCGGCGGCGCCGAACTGCTGCTGCGCGACGTGCGGACGTTTCAGGAAAAACTGAAAGCGGCGGGCAGA
This sequence is a window from Treponema brennaborense DSM 12168. Protein-coding genes within it:
- a CDS encoding extracellular solute-binding protein, whose amino-acid sequence is MNWLTPDFTRTKRSARQRAAAAFTLAFAAAFGCVSCTVGKADPVIVWTNRQELVSYAELFNSVQNETKVFIVYKDAPVESIPPAKDEPSPDIVVGPWLKNEKVRKNFRPLDYMFSEQRVNQATFYPQLLNSGNVNDKQYLFPLSFNLPAVIFANGNRKYVDENYILSLDQIRDKAAAFNAKNKSGIYTSMGFAPRWNPDFLYLAAKIKQCGFREKNELFSWNELKLAETMNYLKNWTTAANGSTAEERDFEFKYLYTPEYKQVTAGSCLFAYVTSDELFTIPAERLQEIDFRWIHENYRIPVEDSLIYLGLYKKARNPDGAEAFISWLLKEPTQKLLLDRTAEMNLNTTTFGIAGGFSSIKSVNERVFPLYYRTLLDNMPAAEYLTPPNPLPPRWKSLKERVVVPWLEDASDTKNETPPKSMDALISEWSKQYY
- a CDS encoding phosphoenolpyruvate carboxykinase (GTP), whose amino-acid sequence is MTINDIKHPKIKAWVEEVAKMCEPDNVYVCDGSKAEYDKLMQEMIKSGLATPLKKRPNSVLFRSQPSDVARVEGRTYIASTKEENAGPTNHWIDPNELKATMKGLYKGCMHGRTMYVIPFSMGPVGSKIAKNGIEITDSAYVVCNMDIMTRVGTAVLDVLGTNGEFVPCLHSVGKPLAKGESDNGDWPCADMEHKYISHFPEERTIWSYGSGYGGNALLGKKCFALRIASVLARDEGWLAEHMLILKLTSPSGEVKYVTGAFPSACGKTNLAMLIPTIPGWKVETIGDDIAWMKFGDDGRLYAINPENGFFGVAPGTSNDSNKNAMESIKENTIFTNCGLTEDGDIWWEGIGYPAKGELVDWHGNKKPAPAKDKSPKGEEIAHPNARFTAPAHQCPCIASEWEDPKGVPISAFLFGGRRPSTIPLVHQSRDWNHGVFLGSIVGSEVTAAVISDQVGQVRRDPFAMLPFCGYNMGDYFQHWINLGKKTTADKLPKIFYVNWFRKDADGNFMWPGYGDNSRVLAWIFDRCDNKDNFVETAIGYMPKDGAINTTGLDVSADAMKAITSVDKEGWLKEIKDIRENHYPKFGKHLPKELSAELDKLEANLKKM
- a CDS encoding (2Fe-2S)-binding protein; translated protein: MDELANGENREICHCKKVSYVDIERVLHNSKKFSDVERAFAEVQKQTHCSTGCGKCQKEIEKTISEIMSA
- a CDS encoding endo alpha-1,4 polygalactosaminidase, with product MSAALAAFAAAAFAAAALAQTASAQTTDAVLTADADRASYGVFIGLEPENAGAAAGYETIVVDAALFSAEQIADLHRSARTVYSYLNIGSIEKFRSYYADFKKITLGPYRNWPEERWIDVSNPAWQNFVTETLAQNLVEKGIDGFFLDNADVWHEYREPRIYAGLLQILAELKRFGLPVILNGADTFVRHALDTGELAGLVDGVNQETVFTTINFKKGTFGTAKTDAIDYYTDYLLRCKRAGLAVYLTEYGTDARTAERIAEFCIRNGFAYYVSPSVQLNGAPPQAE
- the rpmE gene encoding 50S ribosomal protein L31, with amino-acid sequence MKEGIHPTYEMTKITCACGNVIETRSTVKNINVEICSACHPFFTGKQKLVDTAGRIERFNKRFNIKQD
- the rho gene encoding transcription termination factor Rho, with the protein product MAPIQRRRFVDTSENQPQEGQPVQAQLELGVANAETPSFAENPAESESNTLTNQDSCTAEPARTVRPETENVSEQQSAPKERVVVRRTARRVPVNRSGANRNNQDQEYNPRGRPRSGGRNTAYADRNAGPAYENQGDAAALQNTAEDAAANDSKPRLSINELTSMGMHGLRELAGQYGIPHDDLAPMKKQELIFVILKAHTEHGGIIFASGALEILPDGYGFLRSPQNSYLPGPDDIYISPSQIRLFNLKTGDTIYGQIRSPKEGERFFALLRIETVNFDDTRVAQTRIPFENLTPLYPNEKLHLETTTGEVSTRIMDLFCPIGKGQRALIVAPPKAGKTILMQKIANAITANHPEVYLIVLLIDERPEEVTEMERSIHAEVISSTFDEQATRHVQVAEMVLEKAKRLVEHKRDVVIFLDSITRLARAYNQTVPTSGKVLSGGVDSNALHKPKRFFGAARNVEEGGSLTIISTALIETGSRMDEVIFEEFKGTGNMEINLDRKLADRRLFPAINIKKSGTRKEELLLTEEELQKVWVLRKVINPMDDAEIIELLLDRMKKTKNNEAFLKSMNTLGGA
- a CDS encoding IdeS/Mac family cysteine endopeptidase (This family includes IgM or IgG-cleaving cysteine proteases.) → MKLISLFLLLVVTSCSLEDTRSLVDHKEKQNEITEPQVPQPSKPPKNIFPEKITLATNEKYEFPVKGLFIDNSGNKIFSINDNMIVPNGETTGSHTIFFYYENKPYKIEVEIVKATEPEPAKPVSPQEENTPIVKPDVNPGSKPEIAPVDKNYKIKETKWLKGIREPAAGAIKTVDGYKSWPENPPATNWYNTMKLAYTHGADSFINSGFKSDASLCYGVVAANMIHWWIDVNRDTINGMGEEISKKIYEEIKYEIPDGNSTYSTLLAKIRDSDKLNHASGGDVREVLYWFFDTYLPGAYDNGNSSSTRLIYSEFVSPADFEAKLKGYIDAGHSVALSYAIKNSGRHIINVFGYSVDDNGKIVEIWIGDSNHGNKDEPFRGSKLIPYGLYYRGGNIYFTNLGAGWTTTNRIEELTILKSHPDGA
- a CDS encoding SAM-dependent methyltransferase, encoding MSAERSPASTERQPVRGERKPMPNGAAAYLAFPEAAHLFTEELHNRFGVAESEIASFRRYGDLFVLPHALEKTPYWCRTALTEPFTFSFNSIGEAAAELKRIQRNWAPYGFTSFRRTALIQEKLPYVNMKPKTFPVKIPTSPIGVYMLTDDHTMLASARTTSFLPAGTLEFKEDHENPPSRAYLKLQEALTHVYSRFGVLPGEGSRCFDAGACPGGWTWVLRQLGCTVLAVDRAELAPKLMADPLVTFQKHDAFTLPPQEIGPFDWVCSDVICYPERLLEWVGKWLDSGMCRNMICTIKMQGAIDWRVVERFADIPDSTVLHLNYNKHELTWIHVDGADSRTENAI
- the metA gene encoding homoserine O-acetyltransferase MetA gives rise to the protein MPIKIQSDLPACSILENENIFVMTDQRAVCQDIRPLKIAIVNLMPTKIATETQLLRLLGNTPLQVEISLVHMEHHVSKNTGPEHLERFYITSKDVLHSKYDGMIITGAPVEQLPFEQVDYWDDLCAIMDFARENVFSTLYICWGAQAGLYHHYGVQKQLLDAKLFGVYDHYRTSAAEPLLRGFDDIFPVPQSRHTTVSRSDIEAQKDLTILAESREAGVLLVRSPTNREIFMTGHLEYDTDTLAAEYFRDKEKGLPIDVPYRYFPGDDPANPPLSSWRSTAHLFYSNWLNYCVYQETPFDLSSIK
- a CDS encoding alpha/beta hydrolase, translating into MRFSAYRAEDGGGAGKPDKKKALKKLKTLVFTSKNEPEPFRKKIEETFNSPFIPAKVECRDLALGTVPCDILTPEVCFAKRIILYIHGGSFIGGSRFSWRSFCASFAAEATSRLVVPEYRLAPQHPYPAALEDVQTVFREIYTKEQSAGKDEPEFIIAADGAGASIALALVQTLRDKYRQSIRNIMLFSPWLDLTAASLTPSEKKRSDDIINADCIKRSGSLYTYESNLKNPLVSPLYMPQDKIADFPPVYVQCGGAELLLRDVRTFQEKLKAAGRSCTVDVWPDMMFMFQMADADLPQAHFAVQRAGKYIQTYDREQDGPQWNS